In the genome of Ornithorhynchus anatinus isolate Pmale09 chromosome 9, mOrnAna1.pri.v4, whole genome shotgun sequence, one region contains:
- the SPC25 gene encoding kinetochore protein Spc25, producing MLTMSHIKTEEELALFDKSIDEFWTKFKNTWISEYSCQTVTLRDAHKEAIKALTERWSVKLKEEGQMVEKILEYKREIHRQNKIIKEKKDNLSELLSKIHDGQQQKEMWTQSIQNLKEELAKKKQIISTTNEANKEKLKGLNKSSEYFKDRLGLEIRNTHGGKLQFIFRNIDPKDHEKPFMFSLCLNEEGNYEVTESSPHLDCLAELQEKVRETNNFSAFLANVRKAFIGLVYN from the exons ATGCTCACCATGTCCCATATAAAGACAGAAGAAGAACTGGCCTTATTTGATAAAAGTATAGATGAATTTTGGACCAAATTCAAAAACACATGGATAAGTGAATACAGCTGTCAGACTGTAACACTGAGAGATGCCCACAAAGAAGCCATTAAAGCGCTCACAG AACGATGGTCAGTAAAACTAAAAGAAGAAGGTCAAATGGTTGAAAAAATTCTGGAATATAAAAGAG AAATCCACAGGCAGAACAAaatcattaaggaaaaaaaagataaccTGTCAGAACTGCTTTCCAAAATTCATGATGGACAGCAACAAAAGGAAATGTGGACTCAAAGTATCCAGAATCTAAAGGAAGAGTTGGCCAAGAAAAAACAAA TCATTTCCACTACCAATGAAGCCAATAAGGAGAAGCTGAAAGGATTGAATAAATCTTCCGAATATTTTAAAGATCGACTTGGATTAGAAATACGCAACACACACG GAGGAAAGTTGCAGTTTATATTCAGAAACATTGATCCCAAGGATCATGAAAAGCCTTTCATGTTTTCACTGTGCTTAAATGAAGAGGGAAATTATGAAG TGACCGAAAGTTCTCCTCATCTGGATTGCCTAGCTGAATTACAAGAGAAAGTGAGGGAAACCAACAATTTTTCTGCTTTTCTTGCCAATGTCCGAAAAGCTTTTATTGGTTTGGTTTATAATTAG